The genomic DNA CTTCGAGCTGAACGACGACGGCTCGATGGCCACGGGCCCGACCCCGCCCACCGGCGGGCTCGGGCTCCTCTGGTACGAGAAGGAGGAGTACGGCGACTTCTCGCTGCGGCTGCAGTTCCGCGACGAGCGGGCCGACGCGGGCCGCTCCAACAGCGGCGTCTTCGTCCGCTTCCCGGGCGTCGACCCGGCGGCCAACCCCGAGTGCCGCACGAACGACCCGGCGTGGGTGTCCGTCAACTGCGGGCACGAGATCCAGATCAACGACTCGGCCGAGACCGGCGGCAACGACCCGCGCAAGACCGGCTCGGTCTACGGCTTCGCCGACCTCAACCTCGCCGCGGCGAAGCCCACGGAGAAGGGCGTGTGGAACGACCTGGAGATCCGGGTGGTCGGCCAGCAGTACACGGTGATCCGCAACGGCGAGGTCATCAACGAGTTCGAGAACAAGCCCGGCATCCCCTTCCCGGGCCGCCCGACCGACCCGGGCACCAGCGGCCGGCAGTTCGCCGAGGGCTACATCGGCCTGCAGAACCACGACACGCAGTCGGTCGTGGAGTTCCGCAACATCCGGGTACGCGACCTGGCGTAGCCGGCGGCGCACACGAAAGCGGCGGGGCCCGGTCGCGGACCGGGCCCCGCCGCCTGTGTGCGTACGGGGACTACAGCGCCGCCGCGGCGGGCTTGACCATGCCCTTCACGGTGCGCGAGTCGACGAACTCGCCGAGGGCGGTCATCTCCCACTCGCCGCTGAACTGCTTGACGAACTTCGCCATCAGCACGCCCGTGCGGGGCTCGGACGAGGTGAGGTCGAAGCGGACCAGCTCCTCGCCGGTCTGGCCGTCGAGCAGGCGGCAGTACGCCTTGGCGACGTCGGTGAACTTCTGGCCGGAGAAGGAGTTGACCGTGAAGACCAGGCCCGTGACCTCCGGCGGCAGGCCGCCGAGGTGGACGGTGATGACCTCGTCGTCGCCCGCGCCCTCGCCGGTGAGGTTGTCACCGGAGTGCTGGATCGCTCCGTTGAGGATCTGGAGCTTGCCGAAGAAGCAGTTGTCGATCTTGTTGCGCTGGGGGCCGTACGCGATGACGGAGGCGTCCAGGTCGATGGACTTGGCGCGGCGCCGGCCGCCGCCGTAGGCGGGCTCCCAGCCCAGGCCCATCTTCACCGTGGTCAGCAGCGGCTGGCCGCCCTTGACCAGCGAGACCGTCTGGTTCTTCTGAAGGTTGACGCGGCCCTTGTCCAGGTTGACCTTCCCGGGCTGCCCGGCGGCCGGCGGCGGCCCTGCCTGCTGCGGGGCGGCCGGGGGCGGGCCGAAGCCGCCGGGGGCGGGCGGGGCGCCGGGCGCCGGGGGAGCGGGCGGCGGGGCCGCGGGGGCGCCCCACTGGCCCGGGGGCGGCGGGGGCATGGAGCCCGGCATCGGGGCGGCCGGCGGCATGGGCGCGGCGGGCGGCTGCGGTGCGGACGGGGCCTGCGGGGCAGCCGGCGCCTGCGGCGCGGCCGGGGCGGGCGGCGGCGGGGGCGCGGCGGCGGGCGCGGCCTGGGCGGGTGCGGGCGCCGGCTCGTCGACGCTGACGCCGAAGTCGGTGGCGATGCCGGCGAGCCCGTTCGAGTAACCCTGGCCCACGGCGCGGACCTTCCACGCGCCGTTGCGCCGGTAGACCTCCACCACGACGAGGGCCGTCTCGCTCGACAACTGCGGCGGCGTGAACGTGGCGATGACCGCGCCGCTCGCGGCGTCCCGCACCGTCGCCGTCGGCTCGGTGCCCGAGAACGTCCCGCCGTCCAGGCTCGCGGTGACCACGACCTTCTCGATGTCCGCGGGCACGCCCGCGGTGTCCACCGTGATGGTGTCGGCGGCGCCGGCCGACTGGTGCGTCACCCCGGGGCCCGAGGGCTGGTTGTAGAAGACGAAGTCGTCGTCGGAGCGCACCTTGCCGGCGGCGGTGAGCAGGAGGCCCGAGACGTCGAGCCGCACCGGCGCGGTGACGTCCACGGCCACCCGGGCGGCGCTGAGCGGTAGGTTCGAGCCAGGGGTCATCGCAGTCATGCACCGGCTAACGAACGGCCCCGGTCCGCGGTTCCGCCCGTGTCCGCCGGACGGGGACCTCCGCTGAACCGTTACGCCCCTGGTCGCCGGCGGGCCGCGGCGCGGCCCCCGTGCCCAGGGTCGCCGCCGCCACGCCCGCCGCCGCGACGGCCATCCCGGCCACCGCCACGGGGCCGGGCGCCTCGCCGAACATCGCGTACGCCCACAGCGCCGTGACCGGCGGCGTCAGGTACATCAGCGCGCTGGTCACGGTGACCCCGCTGCGGCGCAGGCTCAGCCAGTAGAAGCCGTACCCGCCGGCCGTGGACAGCACCACCACCCACGCCACCGCCAGCCAGAAGCCGCCGCCCGCGGGCGGCGCACCCCGGCCGCCGGCCAGGGCGACGGCGGTGAAGAGGACGGCGCTGACCAGCACGTGCACGGGCACCGCGTCCGCGGGCGGCAGCGGCGAGCGGGCCCGGCGCTCCAGGAAGCTGGCGCCGAGCAGCGCAGCCATGCCGGCGAAGGGCAGCGCGTACGCCCACGGCGGTGCCGCACCGGCGCCGCCGAGGTCGTCCCGTACGACGAGCGCCACCCCCGCGAGGCCCACCGCCAGCCCCGCCCACTGCCGCCGCGTCACCGTCTCGCCGAGCAGCGGCCCGGCGAGCGCCCCGGCGGCCAGCGGCTGGAGCGCGGCGATCAGCGCCGCGCTGCCCGCGGGGACGCCGAGGCCCACGGCCCAGACGATGGCGCCCAGGTAGCCGCCCTGCGACAGGGCGCCGATCACGGCCTGCTCGCCCAGCG from Streptomyces sp. CMB-StM0423 includes the following:
- a CDS encoding 3-keto-disaccharide hydrolase yields the protein MRRTSLPLAGTALAAATLAAGLLAPTATAAGEPAAAPAGDTTCAAPDARSTVRFLDDDSGVPNRAAGGGCTINDLIDDERAWQNSGAFVAHAQKVSGSLLRADVISTGEYARLIVTAARSGIGGKDGPAPYDVIFDGSKESFDDWGYVGGRGFELNDDGSMATGPTPPTGGLGLLWYEKEEYGDFSLRLQFRDERADAGRSNSGVFVRFPGVDPAANPECRTNDPAWVSVNCGHEIQINDSAETGGNDPRKTGSVYGFADLNLAAAKPTEKGVWNDLEIRVVGQQYTVIRNGEVINEFENKPGIPFPGRPTDPGTSGRQFAEGYIGLQNHDTQSVVEFRNIRVRDLA
- a CDS encoding DMT family transporter encodes the protein MGVTAVSAGLVAFWSSGFIGAELGTREAAADTLLMWRFLAAAALFGGGWLLRRRRLPRRALGEQAVIGALSQGGYLGAIVWAVGLGVPAGSAALIAALQPLAAGALAGPLLGETVTRRQWAGLAVGLAGVALVVRDDLGGAGAAPPWAYALPFAGMAALLGASFLERRARSPLPPADAVPVHVLVSAVLFTAVALAGGRGAPPAGGGFWLAVAWVVVLSTAGGYGFYWLSLRRSGVTVTSALMYLTPPVTALWAYAMFGEAPGPVAVAGMAVAAAGVAAATLGTGAAPRPAGDQGRNGSAEVPVRRTRAEPRTGAVR
- a CDS encoding TerD family protein — its product is MTPGSNLPLSAARVAVDVTAPVRLDVSGLLLTAAGKVRSDDDFVFYNQPSGPGVTHQSAGAADTITVDTAGVPADIEKVVVTASLDGGTFSGTEPTATVRDAASGAVIATFTPPQLSSETALVVVEVYRRNGAWKVRAVGQGYSNGLAGIATDFGVSVDEPAPAPAQAAPAAAPPPPPAPAAPQAPAAPQAPSAPQPPAAPMPPAAPMPGSMPPPPPGQWGAPAAPPPAPPAPGAPPAPGGFGPPPAAPQQAGPPPAAGQPGKVNLDKGRVNLQKNQTVSLVKGGQPLLTTVKMGLGWEPAYGGGRRRAKSIDLDASVIAYGPQRNKIDNCFFGKLQILNGAIQHSGDNLTGEGAGDDEVITVHLGGLPPEVTGLVFTVNSFSGQKFTDVAKAYCRLLDGQTGEELVRFDLTSSEPRTGVLMAKFVKQFSGEWEMTALGEFVDSRTVKGMVKPAAAAL